In Paractinoplanes brasiliensis, the following proteins share a genomic window:
- a CDS encoding flagellin N-terminal helical domain-containing protein, whose product MGLRINQNIAAQNAYRNLSVTDSQMSKSLEKLSSGFRINRAADDAAGLSISEGLRAQVGGLKVAVRNTQDGVSVAQTAEGALNEVTSILQRMRDLSVQAANAGATDTAAASAANKEMSQLNAELNRIGETTAFGQSKLLGGSFGATTKTVAGTAQSASDITTAVDAIKAGADLSFNISTVSGKSTQSDGVTPLAIPVTITAEDVKNVTTGQDFAAVVNAKISSALKDNGFQGTEISMTARTKMADNAGTTEPMTSFQLQGAGEFATDLSAMGVGATYEDIAGGNTGKFQVGANKDERISINIGAVDAETLGTGVLDLTKDPDTAIEVLDKALQSVSDSRASLGAVQNRFEHTINNLNVAVENLSASESRIRDTDMAQEMVAFTRSQILTQAGTSMLSQANQSAQNVLSLLR is encoded by the coding sequence ATGGGTCTTCGTATCAACCAGAACATCGCCGCGCAGAACGCCTACCGCAACCTGTCGGTCACCGACAGCCAGATGTCGAAGTCGCTGGAGAAGCTGTCCAGCGGTTTCCGCATCAACCGCGCGGCCGACGACGCGGCCGGCCTCTCCATCTCCGAGGGCCTGCGCGCCCAGGTCGGCGGTCTCAAGGTCGCCGTCCGCAACACTCAGGACGGCGTCAGCGTCGCCCAGACCGCTGAGGGCGCGCTGAACGAGGTCACCTCGATCCTCCAGCGCATGCGCGACCTATCGGTACAGGCGGCCAACGCGGGCGCCACCGACACGGCCGCAGCCTCCGCCGCGAACAAGGAGATGTCCCAGCTCAACGCCGAGCTGAACCGCATCGGGGAGACCACCGCGTTCGGCCAGTCGAAGCTGCTCGGCGGTAGCTTCGGCGCGACCACGAAGACTGTGGCCGGCACAGCGCAGTCCGCGAGTGACATCACGACCGCGGTCGACGCCATCAAGGCCGGAGCCGACCTCAGCTTCAACATCAGCACGGTCAGTGGCAAAAGCACGCAGAGCGACGGCGTTACTCCGCTCGCCATTCCGGTCACGATCACGGCCGAGGATGTCAAGAACGTCACGACTGGCCAGGACTTCGCGGCCGTGGTGAACGCGAAGATCTCGAGTGCGCTGAAGGACAACGGGTTCCAGGGCACCGAGATCTCCATGACGGCCCGCACGAAGATGGCCGACAATGCAGGCACCACGGAGCCCATGACGTCCTTCCAGTTGCAGGGTGCCGGCGAGTTCGCCACCGACCTGTCCGCGATGGGCGTCGGTGCCACCTACGAGGACATCGCGGGCGGGAACACGGGCAAGTTCCAGGTCGGCGCCAACAAGGACGAGCGGATCAGCATCAACATCGGCGCCGTCGACGCGGAGACGCTCGGCACCGGCGTTCTCGACCTCACGAAAGACCCTGACACCGCCATCGAGGTTCTCGACAAGGCGCTTCAGTCGGTTTCTGACAGCCGGGCCTCGCTCGGTGCTGTGCAGAACCGCTTCGAGCACACCATCAACAACCTGAACGTGGCCGTCGAGAACCTGTCCGCGTCGGAGTCGCGTATCCGTGACACCGACATGGCACAGGAGATGGTGGCGTTCACCCGCTCGCAGATCCTGACCCAGGCCGGCACCTCGATGCTGTCCCAGGCCAACCAGTCCGCGCAGAACGTTCTCTCGCTGCTGCGCTAA
- a CDS encoding hydrolase, translated as MGAERESVIGAVSAVDALDLTADAHVHTGFSAGRDAVGVVVSAADQMGLAGLTFADQVGPETTWLATYADSVRRAQRRTEVTLRIAAEVEVVRPDGWLALPPDISALEALSVAVSRLPQPAGVAGAREVRAQLAAGEITADQVAEELVKATVRGIERASRYAPAQLARPLGLLAQVGLDDAVLGPDLIDALTTACRETGTLVEVSEAWRSPSPRVVAMFRAAGVAMVPASDARYATEVGRWQYVRRV; from the coding sequence GTGGGCGCGGAGCGGGAATCAGTCATCGGCGCGGTCAGCGCCGTCGACGCGCTGGACCTGACGGCCGATGCGCATGTGCACACCGGCTTCTCGGCCGGCCGGGACGCCGTCGGTGTGGTCGTCTCGGCGGCCGACCAGATGGGGCTGGCCGGGCTCACCTTCGCCGACCAGGTCGGTCCGGAGACGACCTGGCTCGCCACCTACGCCGACTCGGTGCGCCGCGCCCAACGGCGTACGGAGGTCACGCTGCGCATCGCGGCCGAGGTCGAGGTGGTTCGTCCCGACGGGTGGCTCGCGTTGCCGCCCGACATCAGCGCCCTCGAAGCGCTCTCGGTGGCTGTCTCGCGTCTTCCGCAGCCCGCCGGCGTGGCCGGGGCCCGGGAGGTGCGCGCCCAGCTGGCCGCGGGCGAGATCACCGCCGACCAGGTTGCCGAGGAGCTGGTCAAGGCCACCGTACGCGGCATCGAGCGCGCCTCCCGGTACGCGCCGGCCCAGCTCGCCCGTCCGCTCGGCCTGCTGGCCCAGGTCGGGCTGGACGACGCTGTCCTGGGGCCCGACCTGATCGACGCGTTGACCACCGCCTGCCGCGAGACCGGCACCCTGGTCGAGGTCAGCGAGGCTTGGCGGTCGCCGTCGCCGCGGGTGGTGGCGATGTTCCGTGCGGCTGGGGTGGCGATGGTCCCCGCGAGTGACGCCCGGTACGCCACTGAGGTCGGCCGCTGGCAGTACGTCCGCCGGGTCTGA
- a CDS encoding methyl-accepting chemotaxis protein, giving the protein MSRLAELGIAKRLALIVGAGAVMLAALAAISLSGQNRLAEQSYAVSQLQTCQAALNHLDTRQSELKVDAYRSALGQDVTQDVVDDVQSATEAADAVQSCGLTDDMAATFTQNRPDFVAFGEFIAAYVASTDKRTRIGEIAERNNVTDDALGALVDRVTAAVDAEHGEMATTVSRTRTLSIVVAGVGLLLLIGLAIPLARSILVPVRTLGAVIDALARGDLTGRSGITSRDELGTMAAGLDGALESIRGSLEMIGRDADALAGASSELSAVAAQIAQAAGDTDRQTAAAATEADEISRNVQSVAAGSEQMGLAIREISRNTSESAQIAAVAVSEAARATETVRQLGDSSAEIGNVIKLITSIAEQTNLLALNATIEAARAGEAGKGFAVVASEVKDLAQETARATEDIGTRVSAIQQDTGGAVEVISRISEVIGQINEFQTTIASAVEEQTATTGEMSRSIAEVAGGSARIANNISEVASASATAVQGVEQTRQASDGVARTADDLRNLVSAFRI; this is encoded by the coding sequence ATGTCGCGGTTGGCCGAACTCGGTATCGCCAAGCGTCTCGCCTTGATCGTGGGGGCGGGCGCCGTCATGCTGGCCGCTCTCGCCGCCATCTCCCTCAGCGGGCAGAACCGGTTGGCCGAACAGAGCTACGCGGTCTCCCAGCTGCAGACCTGCCAGGCGGCGCTGAACCACCTCGACACCCGCCAGAGCGAGCTCAAGGTGGACGCCTACCGCTCGGCCCTGGGGCAGGACGTGACCCAGGACGTCGTCGACGACGTGCAGTCGGCCACCGAGGCCGCCGACGCCGTACAGTCCTGCGGGCTGACCGATGACATGGCGGCGACGTTCACCCAGAACCGCCCGGACTTCGTGGCGTTCGGCGAGTTCATCGCCGCTTACGTGGCCTCCACCGACAAGCGCACCCGGATCGGCGAGATCGCCGAGCGCAACAACGTCACCGACGACGCGCTCGGCGCTCTGGTCGACCGGGTCACCGCCGCCGTCGACGCCGAACACGGCGAGATGGCCACCACCGTCAGCCGTACCCGTACGCTCTCGATCGTTGTCGCCGGGGTCGGGCTCCTGCTGCTGATCGGCCTGGCGATTCCGCTGGCCCGCTCGATCCTGGTGCCGGTGCGCACCCTCGGGGCCGTCATCGACGCCCTGGCGCGGGGTGACCTGACCGGGCGCAGCGGCATCACCAGCCGCGACGAGCTCGGCACGATGGCGGCCGGCCTGGACGGCGCGCTCGAGTCGATCCGAGGGTCGCTCGAGATGATCGGCCGGGACGCGGACGCCCTCGCGGGGGCGTCCAGTGAGCTGTCGGCGGTGGCCGCCCAGATCGCCCAGGCGGCCGGTGACACCGACCGGCAGACCGCGGCGGCCGCGACCGAGGCGGACGAGATCTCCCGCAATGTGCAGTCGGTGGCGGCCGGATCCGAGCAGATGGGCCTGGCCATCCGCGAGATCTCCCGCAACACCAGCGAATCGGCGCAGATCGCGGCGGTCGCGGTGTCCGAGGCGGCGCGCGCGACCGAGACCGTACGCCAGCTCGGCGACTCGTCGGCCGAGATCGGCAACGTCATCAAGCTGATCACCTCGATCGCCGAGCAGACCAACCTGCTGGCGCTGAACGCCACCATCGAGGCGGCCCGCGCGGGCGAGGCCGGCAAGGGGTTCGCCGTGGTCGCCAGCGAGGTCAAGGACCTGGCCCAGGAGACCGCCCGCGCGACCGAGGACATCGGCACCCGAGTCTCCGCGATCCAGCAGGACACCGGCGGCGCGGTCGAGGTGATCTCGCGGATCAGCGAGGTCATCGGCCAGATCAACGAGTTCCAGACGACGATCGCCTCGGCCGTCGAGGAGCAGACGGCGACGACGGGCGAGATGAGCCGGAGCATCGCCGAGGTGGCCGGCGGGTCGGCCCGCATCGCCAACAACATCTCGGAGGTGGCGAGCGCCAGCGCCACGGCCGTGCAAGGGGTCGAGCAGACCCGGCAGGCGTCGGACGGGGTGGCCCGTACGGCGGACGACCTGCGCAACCTGGTGAGCGCCTTCCGCATCTGA
- a CDS encoding flagellin N-terminal helical domain-containing protein: MTIPSRVTDTSMKSRMLGDLNRAMARGQKLQEQISSGKQLSRPSDSPTGTVSSLQLRGEMRATQQYARNADDGLGWLGTIQDKLGAASGQIIRVRDLTLQGLSSANNDSARAALAVEIENIRDSLVSEANAKYMGRPVFGGTTPGGVAFEAANADDVANGRAVAVGDIVYRGNEGTTSRTVGANAKVRIEANGKEAFGDGDTQLFKVLDDISKALRGNNDADLDEALGNLDTAHDLLKSTLSDVGARYNRITQMKQSADDHLLSVTSQLSDIEDVDLPKAIMELQIQQTSYQAALAASAKVIQPSLIDFLR; encoded by the coding sequence GTGACGATTCCCAGCAGGGTCACCGACACCAGCATGAAGTCACGCATGCTGGGCGACCTGAATCGCGCCATGGCGCGCGGCCAGAAATTGCAGGAACAGATTTCCAGCGGCAAGCAGCTGAGCCGGCCGTCGGACTCGCCGACCGGCACGGTCAGTTCACTTCAGCTCCGCGGCGAAATGCGCGCGACCCAGCAGTACGCGCGCAATGCCGACGACGGGCTGGGCTGGCTGGGAACCATTCAGGACAAGCTCGGCGCCGCCTCGGGTCAGATCATCCGCGTACGGGATCTGACTCTGCAGGGTCTCAGCTCGGCGAACAACGACTCGGCCCGCGCCGCGCTGGCCGTCGAGATCGAGAACATTCGCGACTCTCTGGTCTCCGAGGCGAATGCCAAGTACATGGGCCGGCCGGTTTTCGGCGGGACCACGCCGGGTGGTGTCGCTTTCGAGGCGGCGAACGCCGACGATGTCGCGAACGGGCGCGCTGTGGCGGTCGGGGACATCGTGTACCGGGGCAACGAGGGCACGACCTCGCGGACCGTGGGAGCCAACGCCAAGGTTCGCATCGAGGCCAACGGCAAGGAAGCCTTCGGTGACGGCGACACACAGCTCTTCAAGGTGCTCGACGACATCTCCAAGGCGTTGCGCGGCAACAACGACGCGGATCTCGACGAAGCTCTGGGGAACCTCGATACGGCCCACGATTTACTAAAGTCCACTCTTTCGGACGTTGGCGCCCGATATAATCGGATTACGCAGATGAAGCAGTCCGCTGATGATCACTTGCTGTCCGTGACGTCGCAGCTGTCCGATATCGAGGATGTCGACCTGCCCAAAGCGATCATGGAATTGCAGATCCAGCAGACGTCTTATCAGGCCGCCCTGGCCGCCTCGGCCAAGGTGATCCAGCCCTCGCTCATCGATTTCCTGAGGTGA
- the csrA gene encoding carbon storage regulator CsrA, which yields MLVLTRRSGESVMIGDDVIITVLEARGDVIRLGIQAPRDVQVHREEVYRELQASNREAASPTQDEVRAVSKMMKPPFTSD from the coding sequence ATGCTCGTACTGACCCGGCGCTCCGGGGAGAGCGTGATGATCGGCGACGACGTCATCATCACCGTGCTCGAAGCGCGTGGAGACGTGATCCGGCTGGGCATCCAGGCTCCGCGTGACGTGCAGGTGCATCGCGAGGAGGTGTACCGGGAGCTGCAGGCCTCGAACCGGGAGGCTGCCTCGCCCACACAGGACGAAGTGCGGGCGGTCAGCAAGATGATGAAACCGCCGTTCACATCGGACTGA
- the flgK gene encoding flagellar hook-associated protein FlgK, giving the protein MASTFSGINTALTSLYAQRRGLDITGQNIANANTEGYTRQRVSLQSQTGSLNPGIYSTTTQVGNGVTVASVDRGRNVYLEERGRNEHAGSAYLARQTAAYSQIESVLAEPSDTALQARLHDMWDGWNDVANNWQDASTRSSLLEKSRTVAITLNDAHASLNSQFTAASTQMSGFVDQVNTLAESIADMNNQVVVAQSSGLEANELQDRRDVAIMKLAELAGVTTQAKANGSINVYLGSSPLVSDFSTRTLEASGPETLDSWAAGTNTAQLTWKGTTTPAAVGGTMGAMLDTMNSIIPGIKKQLDDVAETLATRVNTLHAGAYDKNGGTGADFFEGWSATDGWTARDIKVAITDPDEVAFSQGDPNGTPPALDNDVADMLAALGTDPNGPDQTYQKMIGQLGVSAQSAARRSEIQDAVRDQIDTSRQAESGVNLDEEMTNLLTFQRGYEAASRVLTTIDSMLDQLINRTGLVGR; this is encoded by the coding sequence ATGGCTAGCACCTTCAGCGGCATCAACACGGCGCTCACCTCGCTCTACGCGCAGCGCCGGGGTCTGGACATCACGGGCCAGAACATCGCGAACGCCAACACCGAGGGATACACCCGGCAACGGGTGAGCCTGCAGTCGCAGACCGGCAGCCTGAACCCCGGCATCTACTCGACGACGACCCAGGTCGGCAACGGTGTGACAGTGGCCTCCGTGGACCGCGGCCGCAACGTGTACCTGGAGGAACGCGGGCGCAACGAGCACGCCGGCTCTGCCTACCTCGCCAGGCAGACTGCGGCGTACAGCCAGATCGAGAGCGTGCTGGCGGAACCGAGCGACACGGCGTTGCAGGCCCGGCTGCACGACATGTGGGACGGCTGGAACGACGTCGCCAACAACTGGCAGGACGCCTCGACCCGGTCCTCGCTGCTCGAGAAGAGCCGCACCGTGGCGATCACCCTGAACGATGCGCACGCCTCGCTGAACAGCCAGTTCACTGCCGCCTCGACTCAGATGTCCGGGTTCGTCGATCAGGTCAACACGCTGGCCGAGTCGATCGCCGACATGAACAACCAGGTCGTCGTCGCCCAGTCCTCCGGTCTCGAGGCGAACGAGCTGCAGGACAGGCGCGATGTCGCGATCATGAAACTGGCGGAGCTGGCCGGCGTAACCACGCAGGCGAAGGCCAACGGCTCGATCAACGTCTATCTGGGTTCGTCTCCGCTGGTCAGCGACTTCTCGACGCGCACCCTTGAGGCGTCCGGCCCGGAGACGCTCGACTCGTGGGCAGCCGGCACCAACACGGCGCAATTGACGTGGAAGGGCACCACCACCCCCGCGGCGGTCGGCGGCACCATGGGGGCGATGCTCGACACGATGAACTCGATCATCCCGGGCATCAAGAAGCAGCTCGACGACGTGGCCGAAACGCTGGCGACCAGGGTCAACACCCTGCACGCGGGCGCCTATGACAAAAATGGCGGCACCGGCGCGGACTTCTTCGAGGGCTGGTCGGCCACCGACGGCTGGACGGCGCGCGACATCAAGGTCGCGATCACCGACCCTGACGAGGTCGCTTTCTCGCAGGGAGATCCCAACGGCACCCCGCCCGCGCTCGACAACGACGTCGCCGACATGCTGGCGGCGCTCGGCACCGACCCGAACGGCCCGGACCAGACATATCAGAAGATGATCGGGCAGCTGGGCGTGTCGGCGCAGTCGGCGGCGCGGCGCAGCGAGATCCAGGACGCGGTCCGCGATCAGATCGACACCTCCCGGCAGGCGGAATCGGGCGTCAACCTCGACGAGGAGATGACCAACCTGCTGACGTTCCAGCGCGGGTACGAGGCGGCCTCCCGTGTGCTGACCACCATCGACTCGATGCTCGATCAGCTCATCAACCGCACCGGCCTCGTCGGCCGATGA
- the fliW gene encoding flagellar assembly protein FliW, whose translation MTIRTATRPIEATMSDPSLGLPTITMAVPMPGFPAHREFVLVRLNEDGLLYALTSTEDPDLRFLVAPPEPFFPDYAPEIESEVFAALNTKDPDRLLLLTVITAGANETTANLMAPIVVDRDSMRAIQVVLSGTGFPVRAVMNPVY comes from the coding sequence ATGACTATTCGTACCGCGACCCGACCGATTGAGGCCACGATGTCCGACCCGTCGCTGGGTCTGCCGACCATCACGATGGCGGTGCCGATGCCCGGCTTCCCGGCGCACCGGGAGTTCGTGCTCGTGCGGCTCAACGAAGACGGCCTGCTCTATGCGCTCACGTCGACCGAGGACCCGGATCTGCGCTTCCTCGTGGCGCCCCCGGAGCCGTTCTTCCCGGACTACGCGCCCGAGATCGAGTCCGAGGTCTTCGCCGCGCTCAACACGAAGGACCCCGACCGTCTGCTGCTGCTGACCGTGATCACGGCCGGCGCCAACGAGACCACCGCCAACCTGATGGCCCCGATCGTGGTCGACCGGGACAGCATGCGCGCCATTCAGGTGGTGCTCAGCGGCACGGGGTTCCCCGTCCGCGCGGTCATGAACCCGGTCTACTGA
- the fliD gene encoding flagellar filament capping protein FliD: MSTSVDGLVSGLSTTSMIQQLMQVEAAPQNRLKSKASTAQTTVDAYLSVKSKMTALGSAGDAVGQLSTWRGIKATSSSSAVTATAVTGTNTATGTTVFDVKSLAKSQITTAKVPVSGDIMTGDALTIDVGPLDDADPDKHKSTTLTITDRSAKGVADAINAANLGVKATLITTGGGENILQLSGAKTGAAQAFTITGLDQLSNGAPMANIATATDARLEIGGGEADVNLDGFADGYVITSSTNTFSNLMPGVTLTVSKIEDGVTVGATADIDGIAAKFKALVDAANDALTEIGSQTAYNAATKSASTLTGDFGVRNMAQTILSTISQGVVYPNPDYDPKKKPEDQPGIEPTLSAGSYAQFGISLDQYGKLAFNAEQFKKSYAEDPVRIQTIGTEVGGVFETMAANQSKNLEATITGRKTEIDNLNNQISNWDIRLAARKLALQKTYSDLETALGKLKNQSNWLAGQLSGL, from the coding sequence GTGTCTACTTCGGTTGACGGCCTCGTCAGTGGCCTCAGCACCACCTCGATGATCCAGCAGTTGATGCAGGTGGAGGCCGCACCGCAGAATCGGCTCAAGTCCAAGGCCAGCACTGCGCAGACGACCGTGGACGCCTATCTGTCGGTGAAATCCAAGATGACTGCGCTGGGGAGCGCCGGCGACGCGGTCGGACAGCTGAGCACCTGGCGCGGTATCAAGGCGACCTCCAGTTCGAGCGCGGTCACCGCCACCGCCGTCACGGGCACCAACACCGCCACCGGAACCACGGTCTTCGACGTGAAGAGCCTGGCCAAGAGCCAGATCACCACAGCGAAGGTACCTGTCTCCGGCGACATCATGACCGGTGACGCGCTCACGATCGACGTGGGTCCCCTTGATGACGCAGACCCCGACAAACACAAGAGCACCACCCTCACCATCACCGACCGGAGCGCCAAGGGCGTGGCGGACGCGATCAACGCCGCCAACCTCGGGGTGAAGGCCACGCTGATCACCACCGGGGGCGGAGAAAACATCCTCCAGCTCAGCGGTGCGAAGACGGGCGCCGCCCAGGCGTTCACCATTACCGGCCTCGACCAGCTCAGCAATGGCGCGCCGATGGCGAACATCGCTACCGCGACCGACGCGCGGCTCGAGATCGGCGGTGGCGAAGCTGACGTCAACCTGGACGGTTTCGCCGACGGCTACGTCATCACCAGCAGCACCAACACCTTCAGCAACCTGATGCCCGGCGTCACCCTCACGGTGTCGAAAATCGAGGACGGCGTGACCGTGGGGGCCACGGCGGACATCGACGGCATCGCCGCCAAGTTCAAGGCTCTCGTCGACGCCGCGAACGACGCGCTCACCGAGATCGGCAGCCAGACCGCCTACAACGCGGCCACCAAGTCGGCGTCGACGCTCACCGGCGACTTCGGGGTGCGCAACATGGCGCAGACGATCCTCAGCACGATCAGCCAGGGCGTCGTGTACCCGAACCCGGACTACGACCCCAAGAAGAAGCCGGAGGATCAGCCGGGGATCGAGCCGACGCTCTCCGCCGGTTCCTACGCCCAGTTCGGCATCTCGCTCGACCAGTACGGCAAGCTGGCGTTCAATGCCGAGCAATTCAAGAAGTCGTACGCGGAGGACCCGGTCCGGATCCAGACGATCGGCACTGAGGTCGGCGGCGTCTTCGAGACGATGGCGGCCAACCAGTCGAAGAATCTTGAGGCCACGATTACCGGGCGAAAGACCGAGATCGACAACCTGAACAACCAGATCAGCAACTGGGACATCCGTCTGGCTGCCAGGAAGCTCGCGCTGCAGAAGACGTACTCCGATCTCGAGACCGCGCTGGGCAAGCTCAAGAACCAGTCCAACTGGCTCGCCGGACAGCTTTCCGGACTCTGA
- the fliS gene encoding flagellar export chaperone FliS: MNANPLNRYLQDSVQTASPAKLLTMLYDRLILDLMQGEEAIRAGEIENAHEKLSHAQEIVIELQVSLDVEAWSGAPGLANLYSYLITELIGANVSKDADRVAVCRGFVEPLRDAWREAAASAVAH; this comes from the coding sequence ATGAACGCGAACCCGCTCAACCGCTACCTGCAGGACTCGGTTCAGACCGCCAGTCCCGCCAAGCTGCTGACGATGCTGTACGACCGTCTGATCCTCGATCTCATGCAGGGTGAGGAGGCCATCCGGGCCGGCGAGATCGAGAACGCGCACGAGAAGCTCTCGCACGCACAGGAGATCGTCATCGAGCTGCAGGTCAGTCTCGATGTCGAGGCGTGGTCGGGCGCTCCGGGGCTGGCCAATCTCTACAGCTACCTCATCACCGAGCTGATCGGGGCCAACGTCAGCAAGGACGCCGATCGGGTGGCCGTGTGCCGAGGCTTCGTCGAGCCGCTGCGGGACGCCTGGCGAGAGGCCGCCGCGTCGGCGGTCGCCCACTGA
- a CDS encoding flagellar protein FlgN has product MSLTDLASVLWRSRELLEMLLFKLEEEQLLLAANRSRWLSHATREVEVVLEQIRQTEVIRAAYAQDVAVELGLAPEASLGELADAAPVPWSDLLHQHRKAFLLLTSEISALADVNRDLLTAGQRAARETMLAFAETVETYGPRGQTVSGGVRRSSLVDEAI; this is encoded by the coding sequence GTGAGCCTCACCGACCTGGCCAGCGTCCTGTGGCGTTCACGTGAGCTGCTCGAGATGCTGCTGTTCAAGCTGGAGGAGGAGCAGTTGCTCCTCGCGGCCAATCGCTCCCGCTGGCTCAGCCACGCCACCCGCGAGGTCGAGGTCGTGCTGGAGCAGATCCGGCAGACCGAGGTCATCCGGGCCGCCTACGCCCAGGACGTCGCGGTCGAGCTCGGGCTTGCCCCGGAGGCGTCACTGGGGGAGCTGGCCGACGCCGCCCCGGTGCCCTGGTCCGACCTTCTGCATCAGCACCGCAAGGCTTTCCTGCTGCTGACGTCCGAGATCAGCGCCCTGGCGGACGTCAACCGGGACCTGCTCACAGCCGGCCAGCGCGCAGCTCGCGAAACCATGCTCGCGTTCGCCGAAACTGTGGAAACCTACGGACCGCGGGGCCAGACAGTTTCCGGCGGCGTCCGCCGCTCCAGCTTGGTGGATGAGGCGATCTGA
- a CDS encoding SRPBCC family protein has protein sequence MSMVQQAIEVSAPLHTVYEQLAAFENYPQFMSGVQEVTPIGRDRTHWIMEVEGHRREFDAQITECSPDKRVSWATMDGPLLAETITLRPMGETKTQVVAQLEADIAFLMPNDRHGQASLNKRLKSDLTTFKTLVESGALGVSTKNLARPVPSPAAVAARTRSRAHPGAGWGTSAGEHSNASRTDLPYHGMSASTMGTRVDITSAPGISSPRDLDDVLAPGRRIGRPGGDGGASAPMGGRPNQKDAWGDGMINEEDRGSAHDW, from the coding sequence ATGAGTATGGTTCAGCAGGCCATCGAGGTGAGTGCTCCGTTGCACACGGTGTACGAACAGCTCGCCGCGTTCGAAAACTACCCACAGTTCATGAGCGGCGTGCAAGAGGTCACCCCGATCGGCCGTGACCGGACCCATTGGATCATGGAGGTCGAGGGGCACCGCCGCGAGTTCGACGCGCAGATCACCGAGTGTTCGCCGGACAAGCGCGTTTCCTGGGCGACGATGGACGGGCCGCTGCTCGCCGAGACCATCACGCTGCGGCCGATGGGCGAGACCAAGACGCAGGTGGTGGCCCAGCTCGAGGCCGACATCGCCTTCCTGATGCCGAACGACCGGCACGGGCAGGCGTCGCTCAACAAGCGCCTCAAGTCCGACCTGACCACCTTCAAGACCCTGGTCGAGAGCGGCGCCCTCGGCGTCAGCACGAAGAACCTGGCCCGCCCCGTGCCGTCGCCGGCCGCCGTCGCCGCCCGGACCCGGAGCCGGGCGCATCCCGGTGCGGGCTGGGGCACCAGCGCCGGGGAGCACAGCAACGCCAGCCGGACCGACCTGCCCTACCACGGCATGTCGGCGTCCACGATGGGCACCCGGGTCGACATCACCTCGGCCCCGGGCATCAGCAGCCCGCGGGACCTCGACGACGTGCTGGCGCCGGGGCGCCGGATCGGCCGGCCCGGCGGGGACGGGGGCGCCAGCGCGCCGATGGGCGGCCGCCCCAACCAGAAGGACGCCTGGGGCGACGGCATGATCAACGAAGAGGACCGCGGAAGCGCCCACGACTGGTAA